The following nucleotide sequence is from Acinetobacter equi.
TGTACCAAAAGAGATATTTCTCAATGAAGTTTCAGCAGGTAGTATTTTTTGAATAAATTGCACAGCTTCAATAGTTGCTGAAGTTTTTAAACCTGGGTACTGATTAACTTCTTCAACATCTATATAAACTTGAAACTGTTGTTTTATTTTTTCTAAAATTTTCTCCTGAATATCACTGCTTTTATCTTGTACTAAATGACGAATCTCATAATCGACAATACATTGGTTTGGCACAATATTTAACGCTGTCCCACCTACAATTTTTCCGACATGCACCGTAGTATAAGGAATATCGTACCCTATATCTTGATGCCCTTTTACACGTAGATCATCTTGTATCTGCTGTAAAGATTCAACCAATTGACTCGCAACATGAATCGCATTCACATAGCGAGGAGCAAGGGCTGAATGACCTTCCTCACCACGACATTTCGCACGAAAAACAGTTTTACCTTTATGTGCTAATGCCAATTGCATCATAGTCGGTTCACCTATGACACATAAAAGTGGTGATACGATTGTAGATGCTAACTGTTCCAAAATTCCACGAACACCAATACATCCAATTTCCTCATCATAAGATATACATAAATGTAATGGTCGTTTGAGTGATTTCTGACTTGCATCAAGCATAGCCATGATTGCACAGGCTAAAAATCCTTTCATATCTGCTGTGCCACGACCATAAATATGCTCATTTTTAAAGGTTGCCTCAAATGGAGGGCTATCCCATTGTTGACCTTCTACAGGCACTACATCTGAATGTCCTGATAATAAAATACCAGGTTGATCTAATGGCCCAACACTAGCCAATAAATTAGCTTTCGTTTTGTCTTCATTAAAATTGAGTTCAACTGATATCTGATTTTGCTCAAAGACAAATTTTACATATTGGATTAATTCAAGATTCGTTTTATAAGATGTTGTGTCAAAACTGATTAATTTTGATAAAAGCGAGATTGAGCTAAGATCACTCATCGTTAGACCTCTACCGCAGCAGCTTTCATTTTCACGTGCGGATCAAAGAAATGGGCATCTCCCATTCCAGGAATATATTGATTAGATAAAAAGGCACGACAACGACTAATAAATGCTTGTGCAACAGTATTTAAATTGGCATTTTTAGCAGTTGCTAAACCGATTTGCATTGGACGTTGCTCACCCGCAATTCTTAAACGCACTAAGCGTTTACCATCAAGCGAATAATTATTTTTTGGCCGAACATTTAAAATGGTATAACCTAAATTATTGGCAACCATTGAACGAACGACATCGACATGACGTGAAGAATGCTCAACTTTTGGACTTAATTTGTGGTTACGAAATAAAGAAATAAAGTAATCATTGCTGTATGGTAAATCGAGCAATACCATCGGATGCTCAGCTAACTCTTCAAGTGTAACTGCCACATTATGTGCAAGAGGATGTGCTTCGCTTACTAATACATGTGGAGGAAGCATAGCCAAAGGTTCAAAGTGAATTAAGTCATGATCAATATTTAAATCGTAGGTAAGTACAACATCCAGTTCATTTCTCACCAAACTATTTAATAGAACTTGTTGATCTTCTTCACATAAATCTAAAGTGACATTTTTATATAAATTCACAAAACCATGAATAATTTCTGCATAAATCATCGGCGAAAATGCAGTAAAACAACCTAGTTTCAATGGACCACGTATAGTTCCTGAAAAGTCAGCTGCAAGTGCATATAAGCTATTGGCTTGGCTAAGTATATATTTACATTCATGCATGACCTTTTCACCAATATTAGTCAAGATCAATCCCTTAGCATGTTGACGGATAAATAGTTGAACCTGTAATTCAGATTCAATATGAGCGATTGCAGCAGAAATTGATGGTGAAGAAACATGAATTTTTTCTGAAGCAATAATGATGCTACCGCTTTCTGCAGTAGCAACAAAATATTGCATTTGGCGTAATGAGATTCTGTTTAGCACGCTTATATCCTTGATCAGCGCTTATTGAAGTCTTATCGATCGCCAGCCACTCCGTAGCTTGGTGAACTAGAAGGATCTAAGGCACGAACAACATAGTCTTCAACTTGCGGCTCATAAACTTTCCAAAGTTGATATAAATCTTCAATTGGGGTTTCCGACCAATCAACTCGTAAATTAATCACAGGCCATTCGAGTTTATCTACAACTAAAAGACCTGCTGAATGAACTGGACCAGCTTCGCCACCTGCATCCAATCCCGCTTTTAGTGCAAGCATAAGACGTTCAGCCAAGCTTCCTACTGCTTTTTCAAAGGTTTCTACCATCACTATTGGGATATCTTTATTTTTCAAAAGATTTCCCGCACCAACAGCATGCTCACCTACGCACTCTGAATGCACACCTAAAGTATATTTGCCACTAAATACAGCAGGTTTTTTATCTGAATTAATTACACTTAATTGACGATACTCAATAAAGTCAGTGTTTTTGATCAATTCCGAGATAGATTCTTCTGGTGCCAGATCATATTTGGTCATATCTAGCAAAATGCTTGCCAAGTATGGATCAGTAATGTTCTGTGATGTGGCAACCCCTACACCTGCTTTAGCTTGAATGCACCTTGCTGCAACAGCTGGTGAGGAAGAACTAATTGCTCCTCCAAATTGCCCTGTTTTATGGCACCGTGCGATAATTGAAAATGTCATATACAGTTATCCTTTTATATAATTAGTCAGGAATCACTGCTGTTGCGTCAATTTCGACCAACCACTCTGGACGAGCAAGTGCTGAAACAACAATACCAGTCGAAACAGGAAATACGCCTTTCAACCATTTACCAACTATACGGTAAACATCTTCACGATAACGTGGATCAATGATATAAATTGTGATTTTGCAAATGTCTTCAAGCTCACCACCTGCTTCTTCTAGTAGCATTTTAATGTTATACATCGCTTGTTCTGTCTGGCCTGCGACATCACCAATACATACACTTTCAGAAGTATCAAGATTTTGACCAATTTGCCCACGCAAGAAAACAGTACTGCCACGAGCAACAACTGCTTGGCATAAATCATTATCTAAGTTCTGTTCTGGATAAGTTACTTTAGTATTGAATGTTCTAATACGTGTATGTTTCATTTAAGATGCTCCTCTATTGGTACATCTTCAGTATGAATTAATCTTATTGGATGGCAATTTCTCTTTTCTGTGCTACTACTTCAAAAAATCCTTATCATATAAATATATGATGAATTTTTTAATTGATAAGATGTAAATTGAAAATCTATTCACTTGAACGAAAAATGGAATATCTATTAATAGCACTCTCACATTAACTTTTTAATTTATGCACGAGTAATTTAAGTATCATCTATTATTGATAAAATATATTATTCAATATCATAGACCCAATTTTGAGCTTGTTGGTCAGTAGTCGTTTCACAAACATAGTAGTCATGATTCCATGAGTCTTGATGAAATATCTCTTTCTTAAAGTAAGTAACTTTCTTACCATTTTCAACACAGACAAAGCTATCGCCTTGATCTTTAACTTGGGTTCCGTTGAGGAAGCCACCAATACAGAGGAAGCGGGATTGTTTAGACATTTTTTAAATTAACTTCTTTAAAACTTTAAATCACTAGATACAGTCATTATAAATTTTTATTATTTTTTTTAATATTAATAGTTAAAAAAGAGTTTATTATTTAGCTCTTTTTTATATCACTTACTAATTATTTATCTAACTTTCAATTCTAAATCAATTTTTAGACGAACTTTTTCTTCAATGTCTTTCACAATGAAGTTTGGCGCAATATTAAATAATAACATTTCTAGTAAATACGGTTGCCTGCTAACACCATATACATCAACCGACAGCTGCTTTATCAATTTACAATATGCATGATATGCAATTTTATGACTGCGATATGTATATTTTTTACTACTTAATCTAAATATTGTTTGCATATCGTATTTGATCAACTCACTGTTACGCCCTTGTGGTTGTGTAAATAGCTCAACCTCTGGTGCATAATTAAATAAAAGCCAATTAAGAGCGTAAATAACACGTGAATCATAAATAACATATTCAGT
It contains:
- the argE gene encoding acetylornithine deacetylase, with amino-acid sequence MSDLSSISLLSKLISFDTTSYKTNLELIQYVKFVFEQNQISVELNFNEDKTKANLLASVGPLDQPGILLSGHSDVVPVEGQQWDSPPFEATFKNEHIYGRGTADMKGFLACAIMAMLDASQKSLKRPLHLCISYDEEIGCIGVRGILEQLASTIVSPLLCVIGEPTMMQLALAHKGKTVFRAKCRGEEGHSALAPRYVNAIHVASQLVESLQQIQDDLRVKGHQDIGYDIPYTTVHVGKIVGGTALNIVPNQCIVDYEIRHLVQDKSSDIQEKILEKIKQQFQVYIDVEEVNQYPGLKTSATIEAVQFIQKILPAETSLRNISFGTEGGLFQNALNCPVVVCGPGDIGVAHKPNEYVAIEQMQECDTFLAKLVESLC
- a CDS encoding LysR family transcriptional regulator gives rise to the protein MLNRISLRQMQYFVATAESGSIIIASEKIHVSSPSISAAIAHIESELQVQLFIRQHAKGLILTNIGEKVMHECKYILSQANSLYALAADFSGTIRGPLKLGCFTAFSPMIYAEIIHGFVNLYKNVTLDLCEEDQQVLLNSLVRNELDVVLTYDLNIDHDLIHFEPLAMLPPHVLVSEAHPLAHNVAVTLEELAEHPMVLLDLPYSNDYFISLFRNHKLSPKVEHSSRHVDVVRSMVANNLGYTILNVRPKNNYSLDGKRLVRLRIAGEQRPMQIGLATAKNANLNTVAQAFISRCRAFLSNQYIPGMGDAHFFDPHVKMKAAAVEV
- a CDS encoding DUF1028 domain-containing protein → MTFSIIARCHKTGQFGGAISSSSPAVAARCIQAKAGVGVATSQNITDPYLASILLDMTKYDLAPEESISELIKNTDFIEYRQLSVINSDKKPAVFSGKYTLGVHSECVGEHAVGAGNLLKNKDIPIVMVETFEKAVGSLAERLMLALKAGLDAGGEAGPVHSAGLLVVDKLEWPVINLRVDWSETPIEDLYQLWKVYEPQVEDYVVRALDPSSSPSYGVAGDR
- a CDS encoding RidA family protein, which gives rise to MKHTRIRTFNTKVTYPEQNLDNDLCQAVVARGSTVFLRGQIGQNLDTSESVCIGDVAGQTEQAMYNIKMLLEEAGGELEDICKITIYIIDPRYREDVYRIVGKWLKGVFPVSTGIVVSALARPEWLVEIDATAVIPD